In the genome of Magnolia sinica isolate HGM2019 chromosome 2, MsV1, whole genome shotgun sequence, one region contains:
- the LOC131236969 gene encoding probable L-type lectin-domain containing receptor kinase S.5, with protein MAIDVSMVNDTNHDHSSPLISLPIYLSQYLPEEVYVGFSGSTGNLTQLNCIISWNFTGQNIERRNGFRLIWILLVILLSICICCGFTCYLWWRRMRITNSQGSQATLNLESMLENSTSGPHKFQFKELRSATANFYPNNKLGQGGFGPVYKGFLQKTSKEAAIKRVLKDSRQGEQEFIAEVMTISCLRHKNLVKLIGWCYERGELLMVYEILPRGSLDKLLFSNVNSKPEEVILSWDKRYKIICGVASALSYLHDGCERRVLHRDVKASNVMIDSEYNAQLGDFGLARMVQHEGKTHHSTNAIAGTPSYIAAKCFHTSKASVETDVYGFGVFSMEVVCGQRPSSNLWNRNTHLVDWVWDLYSRRRVLLTVWILSCKEGSMRRKLAVYFSWDWVVAIRILTRGPP; from the coding sequence ATGGCCATCGATGTTTCCATGGTCAATGACACGAATCATGATCACTCAAGTCCGTTGATTTCATTGCCCATCTATCTATCACAGTATCTCCCAGAAGAAGTTTATGTAGGATTCTCAGGTTCGACAGGTAATCTCACCCAACTAAATTGTATAATTTCATGGAATTTCACTGGCCAAAATATAGAAAGGCGAAATGGTTTTCGACTCATATGGATTCTACTTGTGATTCTATTGTCAATATGCATCTGTTGCGGGTTTACATGCTACCTCTGGTGGAGAAGGATGAGAATCACCAACAGCCAAGGAAGTCAAGCAACCCTTAACCTAGAATCGATGCTTGAGAATTcgacaagtggaccacataagtttCAATTCAAGGAGCTCAGATCTGCAACTGCTAATTTTTACCCCAACAACAAGCTTGGGCAAGGTGGGTTCGGGCCTGTCTACAAAGGATTCTTGCAAAAGACCAGCAAGGAGGCTGCCATAAAAAGAGTGTTGAAGGATTCCCGTCAAGGTGAACAAGAATTCATAGCTGAGGTGATGACTATAAGCTGCCTCCGTCACAAAAACCTAGTGAAATTAATTGGATGGTGTTACGAAAGAGGTGAGCTTCTTATGGTTTATGAGATCTTGCCTAGAGGAAGCTTAGACAAGCTCTTATTTTCCAATGTGAACTCGAAACCAGAGGAGGTTATATTGAGTTGGGACAAGAGGTACAAGATAATCTGTGGGGTAGCTTCTGCTTTGAGTTATCTTCATGACGGGTGTGAGAGGAGGGTGTTGCATCGGGACGTGAAAGCTAGCAACGTGATGATAGATTCCGAGTATAATGCTCAGCTGGGAGACTTTGGGCTGGCTCGTATGGTTCAACATGAAGGGAAAACTCACCACTCGACAAATGCGATAGCCGGGACACCCAGTTATATCGCGGCCAAGTGCTTTCACACCTCTAAGGCCAGTGTAGAGACAGATGTTTATGGCTTTGGGGTTTTCTCCATGGAAGTTGTGTGTGGGCAAAGGCCTAGCAGTAATCTTTGGAACCGCAACACACACTTGGTCGATTGGGTGTGGGACTTGTACAGTAGAAGAAGAGTCCTTTTGACTGTGTGGATCCTCAGTTGCAAGGAGGGTTCGATGAGGAGGAAATTGGCCGTGTACTTCAGTTGGGATTGGGTTGTTGCCATCCGAATCCTAacaagaggcccaccatga
- the LOC131236970 gene encoding nudix hydrolase 23, chloroplastic isoform X2, which produces MLRASFYFFGSFGVSPFYKWKKNPHPLPFFKPRTAAAAAAAPTEFLPTLVSSQSTNHFRPFQMSASRSESDPDPDSPASSSSAVWPSTAQKPKISFCQSCGGPTKQVIPDGEEKMRAVCTLCERIYYENPKMVVGCLVEHDNKVLLCKRKIHPSYGLWTLPAGFMEIGESAAEGATRETLEEACAEVEVLSPFAQLDIPRISQYIEDVKAGKFKFHYCTINKRPGASPSDTHGFVVDYHLQS; this is translated from the exons ATGCTGAGAGCTTCTTTCTATTTCTTTGGCTCTTTTGGGGTCTCTCCCTTCTACAAATGGAAGAAAAATCCCCATCCCCTACCTTTCTTCAAACCAagaacagcagcagcagcagcagcagctccaACTGAATTTCTTCCCACTCTGGTTTCATCTCAATCTACAAACCATTTCAGACCGTTTCAGATGTCTGCAAGTCGTTCTGAATCAGATCCGGATCCAGATtctcctgcttcttcttcttcagctgTCTGGCCGTCGACG GCACAAAAGCCTAAAATCAGTTTCTGTCAATCTTGTGGAGGCCCGACGAAGCAAGTCATTCCGGATGGAGAGGAGAAGATGAGAGCTGTTTGCACGCTTTGTGAGAGAATCTACTATGAGAACCCAAAAATG GTTGTTGGCTGTCTAGTTGAACATGATAACAAGGTTCTACTTTGCAAGCGGAAGATTCATCCATCCTATGGGCTTTG GACTCTTCCTGCTGGTTTCATGGAAATTGGGGAGTCAGCAGCAGAAGGAGCAACTAGGGAAACCTTGGAGGAAGCATGCGCTGAAGTGGAGGTTCTTTCACCATTTGCTCAATTAGATATTCCTCGTATCAGCCAA TACATTGAAGATGTCAAGGCTGGAAAATTTAAGTTTCATTACTGTACGATAAATAAGAG ACCTGGTGCAAGTCCATCAGATACCCACGGTTTTGTTGTGGATTACCATTTGCAATCTTGA
- the LOC131236970 gene encoding nudix hydrolase 23, chloroplastic isoform X1, giving the protein MLRASFYFFGSFGVSPFYKWKKNPHPLPFFKPRTAAAAAAAPTEFLPTLVSSQSTNHFRPFQMSASRSESDPDPDSPASSSSAVWPSTAQKPKISFCQSCGGPTKQVIPDGEEKMRAVCTLCERIYYENPKMVVGCLVEHDNKVLLCKRKIHPSYGLWTLPAGFMEIGESAAEGATRETLEEACAEVEVLSPFAQLDIPRISQSYIIFRAKLKNPHFSPGPESLECALFALDDIPFDSLAFSSIFVTLKMYIEDVKAGKFKFHYCTINKRPGASPSDTHGFVVDYHLQS; this is encoded by the exons ATGCTGAGAGCTTCTTTCTATTTCTTTGGCTCTTTTGGGGTCTCTCCCTTCTACAAATGGAAGAAAAATCCCCATCCCCTACCTTTCTTCAAACCAagaacagcagcagcagcagcagcagctccaACTGAATTTCTTCCCACTCTGGTTTCATCTCAATCTACAAACCATTTCAGACCGTTTCAGATGTCTGCAAGTCGTTCTGAATCAGATCCGGATCCAGATtctcctgcttcttcttcttcagctgTCTGGCCGTCGACG GCACAAAAGCCTAAAATCAGTTTCTGTCAATCTTGTGGAGGCCCGACGAAGCAAGTCATTCCGGATGGAGAGGAGAAGATGAGAGCTGTTTGCACGCTTTGTGAGAGAATCTACTATGAGAACCCAAAAATG GTTGTTGGCTGTCTAGTTGAACATGATAACAAGGTTCTACTTTGCAAGCGGAAGATTCATCCATCCTATGGGCTTTG GACTCTTCCTGCTGGTTTCATGGAAATTGGGGAGTCAGCAGCAGAAGGAGCAACTAGGGAAACCTTGGAGGAAGCATGCGCTGAAGTGGAGGTTCTTTCACCATTTGCTCAATTAGATATTCCTCGTATCAGCCAA AGTTACATCATTTTTCGAGCAAAATTGAAGAATCCTCACTTTTCGCCTGGCCCTGAGTCTCTGGAGTGTGCTCTTTTTGCTCTAGATGATATACCATTTGATTCTCTAGCATTTTCATCAATCTTTGTTACCTTGAAGATG TACATTGAAGATGTCAAGGCTGGAAAATTTAAGTTTCATTACTGTACGATAAATAAGAG ACCTGGTGCAAGTCCATCAGATACCCACGGTTTTGTTGTGGATTACCATTTGCAATCTTGA